In the Quercus lobata isolate SW786 chromosome 5, ValleyOak3.0 Primary Assembly, whole genome shotgun sequence genome, one interval contains:
- the LOC115988630 gene encoding uncharacterized protein LOC115988630: MESPTLSPAAAQILSPSSSGRRRSRGSCSTSPEFEFWMVRNPSFPQPNLLSADQLFDNGVLLPLHRLIQTPQPDPDPPSSNPDPEPGPGPELLSAVITASESTAASSASKRWRDIFKKSDKKNQDDKLKEKEKEKEKKKVDKERKSNTAGASSAELNINIWPFSRSRSAGTATTRPKLNSGSTRKVNSAPCSRSNSAGESKSRKWPSSPGRPGVHLGRSSPVWQVRRSGSGSKNSDPLFRSSEKTNKKDVSDTRRARTVPSSSSGGPTTKTKVLNLNVPMCIGYRHHLSCRSDEQSALGGGGNGNGDGNNNRKTVTGGSSGESNSTGNNLFNLRSLFTKKVY, encoded by the coding sequence atggaGAGCCCAACGCTGAGCCCAGCAGCGGCCCAAATCCTCTCACCAAGCAGCAgcggaagaagaagaagtagaggcAGTTGCTCCACATCGCCCGAGTTCGAGTTCTGGATGGTCCGAAACCCATCTTTCCCACAGCCCAATCTCCTCTCAGCTGACCAACTCTTTGACAACGGTGTTCTCCTCCCTCTCCACCGTCTCATCCAAACTCCTCAACCCGACCCGGATCCTCCCTCCTCTAATCCGGACCCTGAACCCGGCCCAGGCCCCGAGTTGTTGTCTGCCGTTATAACGGCCTCCGAGTCAACCGCCGCCTCTTCCGCGTCAAAGAGATGGCGAGACATTTTCAAGAAGAGTGACAAGAAAAATCAAGACgataaattgaaagaaaaggagaaagagaaggagaaaaagaaagttgatAAGGAGAGAAAGAGTAACACCGCCGGAGCTAGCTCAGCCGAGTTAAACATCAACATATGGCCATTTTCTCGGAGCAGATCCGCCGGTACAGCCACGACCCGACCCAAACTAAATTCCGGGTCGACCCGGAAAGTTAACAGCGCGCCATGCTCGCGTAGCAACTCAGCAGGCGAGTCCAAGTCGAGGAAGTGGCCGAGCAGTCCGGGTCGACCCGGAGTCCATCTGGGTCGGAGCAGCCCCGTTTGGCAAGTCCGTCGATCCGGCTCGGGTTCCAAGAACTCCGACCCTCTGTTTCGGAGCTCCGAAAAGACAAACAAGAAGGACGTGTCGGACACGCGCCGAGCCAGAACCGTACCAAGCAGTAGTAGCGGTGGGCCCACCACCAAAACAAAGGTGTTGAATTTGAACGTGCCGATGTGCATTGGGTATCGGCACCATTTGAGCTGTAGAAGCGACGAGCAGAGTGCACTCGGCGGCGGCGGTAACGGTAACGGTGACGGTAACAATAACCGTAAAACTGTTACTGGTGGGAGTAGCGGTGAAAGTAACAGTACTGGTAATAATCTTTTTAACCTGCGAAGCCTTTTCACTAAGAAGGTTTATTGA